The proteins below are encoded in one region of Sporosarcina sp. FSL K6-1508:
- a CDS encoding general stress protein: MAKDDNNNNRNSNQNGMSLEEAGRKGGEATAKNHDRDFYEEIGRKGGEATAENHDSDFYEEIGRKGGEATSKNHDRDFYEEIGQKGGEARAQQNDNNNNDNDNSSKMSKSEAGRKGGKNSNGNGQDN; the protein is encoded by the coding sequence ATGGCAAAAGACGACAACAACAATAATCGTAACAGTAACCAGAATGGAATGTCCCTAGAAGAAGCGGGTCGTAAAGGTGGAGAAGCAACAGCAAAGAACCACGATAGAGACTTCTACGAAGAGATTGGTAGAAAAGGTGGAGAAGCAACAGCGGAAAACCATGACAGTGACTTTTACGAAGAGATTGGCAGAAAAGGCGGAGAAGCTACTTCCAAGAATCATGACAGAGACTTCTACGAGGAAATCGGCCAAAAAGGCGGAGAAGCCAGAGCTCAACAAAATGACAATAATAACAACGATAACGATAATAGTAGCAAGATGAGTAAATCAGAAGCCGGCCGAAAAGGCGGAAAAAACAGTAACGGTAATGGACAAGATAATTAA
- a CDS encoding KGG domain-containing protein, with amino-acid sequence MAKNNNNNRNNNQNGMTVEEAGRKGGEATAKNHDREFYEEIGRKGGEARAQQNDNNNNDNKGKMSKSEAGRKGGKNSNGNGQDS; translated from the coding sequence ATGGCGAAAAACAATAATAACAATCGAAATAATAACCAGAATGGGATGACCGTAGAAGAAGCGGGTCGTAAAGGCGGAGAAGCAACAGCGAAAAACCACGATCGAGAATTCTACGAAGAAATTGGCAGAAAAGGCGGCGAAGCCAGAGCTCAACAAAATGACAATAATAACAACGATAATAAAGGCAAGATGAGTAAATCAGAAGCCGGCCGAAAAGGCGGAAAAAACAGTAACGGTAATGGACAAGATAGTTAA
- a CDS encoding KGG domain-containing protein — protein sequence MAKNNNNNRNNNQNGMTVEEAGRKGGEATAKNHDRDFYEEIGRKGGEATSKNHDREFYEEIGQKGGEARAQQNDNNNNDNNNNGKMSKSEAGRKGGKNSNSTGNGENS from the coding sequence ATGGCGAAAAACAATAATAACAATCGAAATAATAACCAGAATGGGATGACTGTAGAAGAAGCGGGTCGTAAAGGGGGAGAAGCAACAGCGAAGAACCATGACAGAGACTTCTACGAAGAGATTGGTAGAAAAGGTGGAGAAGCTACTTCTAAGAATCATGACAGAGAATTCTACGAGGAAATCGGTCAAAAAGGCGGAGAAGCCAGAGCTCAACAAAATGACAATAATAACAACGATAACAATAACAACGGCAAGATGAGTAAATCAGAAGCCGGCCGAAAAGGCGGAAAAAACAGTAATAGTACCGGTAACGGAGAGAATAGTTAA
- a CDS encoding integrase → MNKRNLNKRIKQSISATAKAVHMDTLLKHQHSGVNMSYNFIHNFVGFDVLRIKEARKSMQEPVSLETYIQTLTLHELGHAVDREALLDSLPRTIEIYLMKRKYTAFEYRRSINHFAMIIEEHVMNIEFEETAWRNAEMLNRFYGIVNWGDFEKVKAHSLATYKNLYENDLRLYQALTAEMSIQAAG, encoded by the coding sequence ATGAATAAAAGAAACCTAAATAAGCGCATTAAACAAAGTATCAGTGCGACCGCAAAAGCTGTTCACATGGATACCTTGCTAAAGCACCAGCATTCAGGCGTTAATATGAGCTATAATTTCATCCATAACTTTGTCGGTTTTGATGTATTACGTATCAAGGAAGCTAGAAAGAGTATGCAAGAGCCCGTTTCCTTGGAAACATACATTCAGACACTAACGTTGCATGAATTAGGTCACGCAGTTGACCGGGAAGCATTATTGGATTCGTTGCCGCGAACAATTGAAATTTATCTCATGAAGCGAAAATATACGGCTTTCGAATACCGTAGATCTATCAATCATTTTGCAATGATTATCGAAGAACATGTGATGAATATTGAGTTTGAAGAAACAGCTTGGAGAAATGCTGAAATGTTGAACAGATTTTATGGTATTGTCAACTGGGGAGATTTTGAGAAAGTAAAAGCCCATAGTTTGGCAACTTATAAAAATTTGTATGAAAATGATCTACGTCTTTATCAGGCACTAACTGCAGAAATGAGCATACAAGCCGCGGGTTAA
- the queE gene encoding 7-carboxy-7-deazaguanine synthase QueE has product MKIPVMEVFGPTIQGEGMVMGLKTMFVRTAGCDYSCSWCDSSFTWDGSGKSTSKQPIEIIEELKEIGGQSFSHVTISGGNPALHKGIGELVDLCHEQGWKVAVETQASLWQDWLIKIDDITLSPKPPSSGMITDFSKLDSFMEKLIDSNTSLKVVIFDEKDFEFAAVVHLRYPAFPFFLQVGNDDSTTTDDALLISTLLKRYEWLIEQAICSPIMNDVKVLPQLHTLVWGNKRGV; this is encoded by the coding sequence ATGAAGATCCCTGTGATGGAAGTATTCGGTCCGACTATTCAGGGTGAAGGAATGGTTATGGGACTGAAAACGATGTTTGTCCGAACAGCTGGATGTGATTATTCCTGCTCTTGGTGCGATTCCAGTTTTACGTGGGATGGCTCAGGAAAGAGTACGTCAAAACAACCGATAGAGATTATAGAGGAACTTAAGGAAATTGGGGGGCAATCATTTTCACATGTCACAATTTCAGGTGGGAACCCCGCCCTTCATAAAGGTATCGGAGAACTTGTCGATTTATGTCATGAACAAGGTTGGAAAGTTGCGGTCGAAACACAAGCATCTTTATGGCAGGACTGGTTAATAAAAATCGATGATATCACGCTTTCCCCAAAACCACCGAGTTCAGGGATGATAACTGACTTCAGTAAACTAGATTCATTTATGGAGAAACTGATTGATTCGAACACTAGCCTAAAAGTCGTCATTTTCGACGAGAAGGATTTCGAGTTTGCCGCAGTAGTTCATCTCCGTTATCCGGCGTTTCCTTTCTTTCTACAAGTAGGAAATGATGATTCGACGACAACTGATGATGCCCTTCTTATTTCAACATTGTTGAAACGATACGAGTGGCTCATCGAGCAAGCGATCTGCTCGCCGATAATGAATGACGTCAAAGTATTGCCACAGCTGCATACACTTGTATGGGGCAATAAACGCGGGGTTTAA
- the queD gene encoding 6-carboxytetrahydropterin synthase QueD produces the protein MMQQFYPQVQHSYRFELNKDMHFSAAHFIPSEDAGKCQVMHGHTYFLNITIGGNELNSIGFLIDFKELKNLIHDKYDHSVLNDHPEFKNSFPTTELLAEQISNSIQEVLQTTSNKPVCLQVIVRETPTSYVIYRPEREVNV, from the coding sequence ATGATGCAGCAATTTTATCCACAAGTTCAACATTCTTATCGTTTTGAACTGAACAAGGATATGCATTTTTCTGCAGCACATTTCATTCCAAGCGAAGATGCTGGTAAATGCCAAGTGATGCATGGGCACACGTATTTCTTAAATATAACAATTGGAGGCAATGAGTTGAATTCAATCGGGTTTCTGATTGATTTCAAAGAACTCAAAAACCTCATTCATGATAAATACGATCATTCTGTACTGAATGATCATCCTGAATTTAAGAACAGTTTTCCAACAACTGAGCTGCTAGCGGAACAGATCAGCAATTCGATTCAAGAAGTTCTCCAGACGACAAGCAATAAACCTGTGTGCCTTCAAGTTATTGTTCGGGAAACGCCGACAAGTTACGTTATTTACCGTCCGGAACGGGAGGTAAACGTATGA
- the queC gene encoding 7-cyano-7-deazaguanine synthase QueC, producing the protein MKNEKAVVVFSGGQDSTTCLFWALKNFREVATVTFDYGQRHVKEIECAREIADELGVSFKVLDMNLINQLSANALTRDDIEVKEVEGELPSTFVPGRNHLFLSFAAVYANAIGARHLITGVSETDFSGYPDCRDNFIKALNVTLNLAMDGQFVIHTPLMWLDKSEVWAMADELNALEFIQNKTLTCYNGIPSTGCGECPACVLRNDGLAVYLSNKSVGVFE; encoded by the coding sequence TTGAAAAATGAAAAAGCGGTTGTCGTCTTTAGTGGCGGCCAGGACAGTACGACGTGCCTATTTTGGGCATTGAAGAATTTCCGCGAAGTTGCAACGGTCACTTTCGACTATGGTCAGCGACATGTAAAGGAAATCGAGTGTGCTAGAGAAATTGCAGACGAGCTCGGAGTATCTTTCAAAGTGCTAGATATGAATTTGATTAACCAGCTGTCTGCGAATGCCTTGACGCGGGATGATATCGAGGTAAAGGAAGTGGAAGGTGAATTGCCGTCGACTTTCGTACCAGGTAGAAATCATCTGTTCCTTTCATTCGCCGCAGTTTATGCGAATGCAATTGGCGCTCGGCACTTAATTACAGGTGTAAGTGAAACGGACTTCAGTGGTTACCCAGATTGCCGTGATAATTTTATAAAAGCATTGAATGTGACGCTCAATTTGGCGATGGATGGGCAATTTGTCATCCATACCCCATTGATGTGGCTCGATAAGTCCGAAGTATGGGCTATGGCTGATGAACTTAATGCGCTCGAGTTTATTCAGAATAAGACACTTACTTGTTACAACGGAATTCCAAGCACAGGCTGCGGGGAATGCCCTGCCTGTGTATTACGGAATGATGGACTAGCTGTTTATTTATCCAACAAGTCTGTAGGTGTCTTTGAATGA
- a CDS encoding YxcD family protein, translated as MEELTISEQDIINAICVYHSRKKYVTPEDVQVELMYDDNDGFSAEAFVNGQQQILITYDIIAALRLWLKEFLNRDPFAAGIKLLLDDKEGIIAAVH; from the coding sequence ATGGAGGAGTTAACTATTTCGGAGCAGGATATTATTAATGCAATCTGCGTTTATCATTCGCGCAAAAAGTATGTGACTCCTGAAGATGTTCAAGTGGAACTAATGTATGACGATAATGATGGATTTTCTGCGGAGGCTTTTGTAAATGGGCAACAGCAAATTCTCATTACTTACGATATAATTGCAGCTCTGCGTTTATGGCTCAAGGAATTTTTGAATAGAGACCCTTTCGCTGCGGGTATAAAACTACTTTTAGATGACAAGGAAGGTATTATTGCGGCAGTTCATTGA
- a CDS encoding alpha/beta hydrolase, producing the protein MKSPFTFIHTAPEATAGKQPAIFLLHGMGSNEEDLPQLVREFKDSHHIFSLRGPIVFDPGYAFFTIEEEGKPIRVVFDEVLTYIQAFIHEAIAEFELDEERIYVLGFSQGAVLAQSLALTMGSVIRGVVALSGYIPDFVKTDYRKQSVDHLNIFISHGEYDYIIPPQWGVESKGYLESLGVNVTFKTYNDGHGVTPENHQNLVEFLRQS; encoded by the coding sequence GTGAAATCACCATTTACGTTTATACATACAGCACCAGAAGCGACGGCTGGCAAGCAACCGGCTATTTTTTTATTACATGGAATGGGGAGTAATGAGGAAGATTTGCCGCAGCTTGTCAGAGAATTTAAAGACAGCCATCATATTTTCAGTTTGCGGGGTCCTATTGTATTTGATCCAGGCTACGCTTTTTTTACAATTGAAGAGGAAGGTAAGCCAATTCGTGTTGTATTTGATGAAGTGCTCACGTATATTCAAGCATTTATTCACGAAGCGATTGCGGAATTTGAGCTTGATGAAGAACGAATTTATGTGCTTGGTTTTAGTCAGGGGGCAGTGCTTGCTCAGTCTTTAGCATTAACGATGGGCAGCGTAATACGTGGCGTTGTGGCGTTAAGTGGCTATATACCAGACTTTGTAAAAACGGATTATAGGAAACAGTCCGTTGATCACTTGAACATCTTTATTTCGCATGGGGAGTATGATTATATTATTCCCCCTCAATGGGGTGTGGAAAGTAAGGGGTATCTCGAATCTTTAGGTGTGAATGTTACCTTTAAGACATACAATGACGGCCATGGCGTCACGCCAGAGAATCATCAGAATCTTGTAGAATTTTTACGTCAGAGTTAG
- a CDS encoding AAA family ATPase, whose translation MTNNFSILEEIKNALNDKFFERENVVEAILIAILSRQHMLMIGPAGTAKSALSVEISKIVQGTKYFQWLLTRFSTPEEVFGPLSLKDLEQGVYKRNTATKMPEANLVFLDEIFKANSAILNSLLTLINERLFYNDGSPVQVPLMSVIGASNEYPEEGEGLEALFDRFLLRFEIDYIADETNFASMMKGAGQHQKMPSITMEELVELQFLTDMVAIPDEVYETLSKIRTELRDEGVRPSDRRFKQCLSVLQAKALINQRQVVNVDDIVILENVLWDTLDQKEAVSFIVRSHAQDVVTRALDSIQNEANEVFYYIQQDNSTDAGMEATQKMKDLVAEMNKLKKHNQSREAEIDALLYKVNSMHQEILDSVLEPMDFDNQSENKTIDSESSGIFFKM comes from the coding sequence ATGACGAACAATTTTTCGATACTAGAGGAAATTAAAAATGCGCTGAATGACAAGTTCTTTGAACGCGAAAACGTGGTGGAAGCAATCTTGATAGCGATATTATCACGTCAACACATGCTTATGATTGGACCGGCTGGTACTGCAAAATCCGCATTATCAGTAGAAATCTCAAAGATTGTACAAGGCACAAAATACTTTCAATGGCTGCTGACAAGGTTCAGTACACCTGAAGAGGTATTCGGTCCATTATCGCTGAAAGACCTAGAACAAGGTGTGTACAAGCGGAATACGGCAACAAAAATGCCAGAGGCAAATTTGGTATTTCTTGATGAAATCTTTAAAGCGAATAGCGCGATTTTAAACAGTTTACTCACTCTAATTAATGAAAGGCTGTTCTATAATGACGGGTCGCCAGTTCAAGTTCCCTTAATGTCTGTAATTGGTGCCTCAAATGAATATCCCGAGGAAGGAGAAGGGCTTGAAGCCTTATTCGATCGTTTTCTTTTACGATTTGAAATTGACTATATTGCAGATGAAACGAATTTTGCTTCAATGATGAAAGGTGCTGGACAACATCAGAAAATGCCATCCATAACAATGGAAGAATTGGTGGAACTTCAGTTTTTAACGGACATGGTAGCCATTCCTGATGAAGTATACGAGACCCTATCGAAGATTCGTACAGAGTTGCGGGATGAAGGAGTCCGCCCATCAGATAGACGGTTCAAGCAGTGTTTAAGTGTCCTACAAGCGAAAGCGTTGATTAACCAAAGGCAAGTCGTGAACGTAGATGATATTGTTATCCTTGAAAATGTCCTATGGGATACGTTAGACCAAAAGGAGGCGGTGTCATTCATTGTTCGTAGCCACGCACAAGATGTTGTAACTCGGGCCCTCGATTCCATACAAAATGAAGCAAATGAAGTGTTCTATTACATACAACAGGATAATTCGACAGATGCCGGAATGGAAGCAACTCAAAAAATGAAAGACTTAGTGGCTGAAATGAATAAGCTTAAAAAACACAATCAAAGTCGAGAGGCTGAAATCGACGCTTTACTTTATAAAGTGAATTCAATGCATCAAGAAATCCTCGACAGTGTTTTAGAACCTATGGATTTTGATAATCAAAGTGAAAATAAGACAATCGATAGTGAGTCCAGTGGCATCTTTTTTAAAATGTGA
- a CDS encoding vWA domain-containing protein, translating to MIRTRSHNDNRSVMNTDAFDKRRFQEIFEMSRGLQKIAGEAALPTFEPLLADIWASLYKMKPEIKSVDVESVLEVNKSLMERIMADEYFEIYRSYTRLDDLSSAICTVKFGEKINQWLLDQKVQDEDLQQQMREIHTMQRQLQKQERQEWGGDGNQKLDDEFIQAMAKLNKKLQQNLLYNSHSFSQAMARAMQETKQVKVGLKSLLGGSIAGSGDADLKKIPLSDQLSLAEKIASDKKMKEIADWAGRFKQIARKKQKSKHSESMERRGVTLGNDIERLLPMEFGLYTHSITKNDFLRRFVEGQTMQYEQKGREVLERGPIVFCLDQSGSMNKLDTQSKGFILALMSIARKQRRDFCLVLFSTRTQIYKYEKGKIKGSDMVSLARTFLGGGTNFALPLDEAMNIINESRFKQADLVFVTDGEDQVRDSFLEAFNIKKQEKDFNVLSLVIGCNTNFVAQFSDKVVQVKDFNDEGSFTAFEI from the coding sequence GTGATAAGAACTAGAAGTCACAATGATAATCGTTCAGTAATGAATACGGACGCATTCGATAAAAGACGTTTCCAAGAAATTTTTGAGATGTCACGAGGACTTCAGAAGATAGCAGGTGAAGCGGCGTTGCCAACATTCGAACCATTACTGGCTGATATTTGGGCTTCCTTATATAAGATGAAACCGGAAATTAAGTCAGTGGACGTAGAAAGCGTTCTTGAGGTTAATAAATCACTGATGGAAAGAATCATGGCGGATGAATACTTTGAAATCTATCGGAGCTACACCCGATTGGATGATTTGTCTTCAGCCATCTGCACAGTGAAATTCGGAGAGAAGATTAATCAATGGCTGCTTGACCAAAAAGTGCAAGATGAAGACCTTCAACAACAGATGCGGGAAATCCATACAATGCAAAGACAACTTCAAAAGCAGGAAAGACAAGAATGGGGTGGAGATGGCAATCAGAAGTTAGATGATGAATTTATACAAGCGATGGCTAAATTGAATAAGAAATTGCAACAGAATCTTCTATACAACAGCCATAGCTTTTCACAAGCAATGGCTCGAGCCATGCAAGAAACAAAACAGGTGAAAGTTGGTCTGAAATCGTTACTTGGTGGCTCAATTGCTGGGAGTGGTGATGCAGATTTGAAAAAAATTCCTTTAAGCGACCAACTATCTTTAGCTGAGAAAATTGCTTCTGATAAAAAGATGAAAGAAATAGCAGATTGGGCGGGTCGGTTCAAACAGATCGCGCGTAAAAAGCAGAAATCCAAACATAGCGAATCCATGGAAAGAAGAGGAGTTACGTTAGGTAACGATATTGAGAGGTTGCTTCCGATGGAATTTGGCTTATACACGCATTCAATAACGAAGAACGATTTCCTTCGTCGGTTTGTGGAAGGCCAGACCATGCAATATGAGCAGAAAGGGCGTGAAGTATTGGAGAGGGGTCCAATCGTATTTTGTCTAGACCAGTCAGGTAGTATGAACAAACTTGATACCCAATCCAAAGGTTTTATATTAGCCCTTATGTCCATCGCAAGAAAGCAGCGAAGGGATTTTTGCTTAGTATTATTCTCTACACGTACACAAATCTATAAATATGAAAAAGGGAAAATTAAAGGTTCTGATATGGTTAGTTTGGCTCGCACCTTTTTAGGTGGAGGAACGAACTTTGCACTTCCACTTGACGAAGCAATGAACATAATAAACGAAAGTCGTTTTAAACAAGCAGATCTAGTTTTTGTTACAGATGGAGAAGACCAAGTAAGGGACTCATTTCTAGAAGCATTCAATATAAAGAAACAAGAGAAAGACTTCAATGTGCTTTCCCTCGTAATAGGTTGCAACACAAATTTTGTTGCACAGTTTTCCGATAAAGTGGTCCAAGTTAAAGATTTTAATGACGAGGGAAGCTTTACCGCATTTGAAATTTAA
- a CDS encoding BglG family transcription antiterminator → MLESRSLNTYYQLMKLQPVQLSWFIDMLNLSGRQFQYDVEKINSFLSDEGVSPIRISTDRILIPTEVINFWRENSTDFVANQFSFDQEERVIIFLLYTFIRREPLSNFHFQNTFGISKNTVSADVKRVNRFCVDFRVEIRYTREQGYHLKGSEEDKRNLMLKAISVLKVKPHAHEKFTFIFQEQQFENQYNLYQQILKDFERQYSFTFIEERLDEFIYLLQMVHIRQQQQKWVLIYPDTVSFLEKKKAFKVSRLIQQRLGYTTHSEEVSFLTIQLLGICQGEVSPTRTDMLLEITEQIVVSFERFACIQLLDRNKAIETLYLHFKPAYYRMLFKIPITNALLADIKEEHHDLFTVVKEVLKPIEEMLNIKIPEDEIGFLTLHFGGLLKLDSESQSKVFRALIVCPNGISSSIMLENQLKSLFPQFQWTSSLSSYDFQQLDEAKYDLVFSTVLLKTKKPLYMIRPIMSEVEKNELIQMVKGMTFQQPYHTPTSDELMKIIRQYAEIKQPELLKSALQQVLFQNDSLNTRRKQPVLKDLLIEENIQFADKIGNWKDAIKKAAEPLLLNDSITNQYIDVMIENVETIGPYIIIGEQVAIPHARPEFGVKKLGMSLLKLKESAHLLNSEANQVEIFICLAAIDNQTHLKALAQLTKLLSDPVKLKYLKEAETKQDILDLVSEFSVQ, encoded by the coding sequence ATGTTGGAGAGCAGAAGCTTGAATACATATTACCAATTAATGAAATTGCAGCCAGTGCAACTATCCTGGTTTATTGACATGCTGAACTTATCCGGACGTCAGTTTCAATATGATGTAGAAAAAATTAATAGCTTCTTAAGTGACGAGGGGGTGTCACCCATCCGGATTTCAACAGACCGCATTCTGATACCCACTGAGGTCATTAATTTTTGGAGAGAAAACAGCACAGACTTTGTGGCGAATCAATTTTCTTTTGATCAGGAAGAACGTGTGATTATTTTCTTGTTATACACCTTTATCAGACGCGAACCTCTCTCCAATTTTCACTTCCAAAATACTTTTGGAATTAGTAAAAACACTGTCAGTGCAGATGTAAAACGGGTCAATCGCTTTTGTGTCGATTTCCGAGTTGAGATTCGTTATACACGTGAGCAAGGATATCATTTAAAAGGGTCAGAAGAAGATAAGCGGAATTTGATGCTCAAGGCGATTTCGGTGTTGAAGGTTAAGCCACATGCACATGAGAAATTCACTTTTATATTTCAAGAGCAACAGTTCGAGAATCAATATAATCTTTATCAACAAATTTTGAAGGATTTTGAACGGCAATATTCATTCACATTTATTGAAGAAAGATTGGATGAATTTATTTACTTACTTCAAATGGTCCATATTCGTCAACAGCAACAAAAATGGGTGCTGATATATCCGGATACGGTGAGTTTTTTAGAAAAGAAAAAAGCCTTCAAAGTATCGAGATTGATTCAGCAACGTTTAGGGTACACGACCCACTCTGAAGAAGTTTCCTTTCTAACGATCCAACTACTCGGTATATGTCAAGGAGAAGTCAGCCCTACTAGGACTGATATGCTACTTGAGATCACGGAACAAATTGTTGTTAGTTTTGAACGTTTTGCGTGTATCCAGTTGCTAGATAGAAACAAAGCAATTGAAACGTTATATTTGCATTTTAAACCGGCTTATTACCGAATGCTCTTTAAAATACCTATTACAAATGCATTGCTTGCTGATATTAAGGAAGAGCATCATGATTTGTTTACAGTTGTAAAGGAAGTACTAAAACCTATTGAAGAAATGCTGAATATTAAAATACCTGAAGATGAGATTGGTTTCCTTACCCTTCATTTTGGTGGGTTACTTAAGCTGGATAGTGAGAGTCAAAGCAAAGTATTCAGGGCTTTAATTGTTTGTCCAAATGGGATTAGTTCAAGCATCATGCTGGAAAATCAATTGAAATCGCTTTTTCCACAATTTCAATGGACTTCATCGCTCTCATCCTATGATTTTCAGCAACTCGATGAAGCGAAGTATGATTTAGTATTCTCCACTGTTTTACTTAAAACAAAAAAACCGTTGTATATGATTAGACCGATTATGAGTGAGGTGGAAAAGAATGAACTCATCCAAATGGTAAAAGGGATGACGTTTCAACAGCCTTATCATACTCCAACTTCAGATGAGTTAATGAAAATTATTCGCCAATATGCGGAAATCAAACAGCCAGAGTTGTTAAAAAGCGCATTGCAACAAGTGTTATTTCAAAATGATAGCTTGAATACGAGGAGGAAACAACCGGTGCTAAAAGATTTATTAATCGAAGAAAATATTCAATTTGCGGATAAAATCGGGAATTGGAAAGATGCCATCAAGAAAGCAGCAGAACCGTTACTATTAAATGATTCCATTACAAATCAATATATCGACGTAATGATTGAGAACGTTGAAACAATTGGACCGTATATTATCATTGGCGAACAAGTTGCAATCCCTCATGCGCGCCCAGAATTTGGCGTCAAAAAATTAGGGATGAGCTTGTTGAAATTAAAAGAATCCGCGCACTTATTAAACAGTGAAGCCAATCAAGTTGAAATATTTATTTGCTTAGCTGCGATTGATAATCAAACACACCTAAAAGCGTTGGCTCAATTAACAAAATTGTTAAGTGATCCTGTTAAATTGAAATATTTAAAGGAGGCGGAGACAAAACAGGACATTCTTGACTTGGTTTCAGAGTTCTCAGTTCAATAG
- a CDS encoding PTS sugar transporter subunit IIB, whose protein sequence is MKILAVCGNGLGTSFILSMNVNKALKELNIDAECKNMDLASAKSEVADYYIGTPEIMEQLQDGQRKTISIINMVSADEIQKALTSHIIGEQ, encoded by the coding sequence ATGAAAATTTTAGCAGTGTGTGGGAATGGATTAGGAACGAGTTTCATTCTGTCAATGAACGTAAATAAAGCACTAAAAGAATTGAACATTGACGCTGAATGCAAAAATATGGACTTAGCGAGCGCAAAATCAGAGGTAGCTGATTACTATATTGGTACCCCTGAAATTATGGAACAATTGCAAGACGGTCAAAGAAAAACAATTAGCATCATCAATATGGTCAGTGCGGATGAAATCCAAAAAGCGTTGACTTCTCATATCATTGGGGAGCAATAA
- a CDS encoding PTS ascorbate transporter subunit IIC: protein MFDLIMKDILGTPAILVGLFALFGLILQKKAITDVVSGTLKTIMGFIILGAGAAVLVGSLDIFGNMFEKAFNIQGVIPNNEAIVAMAQNAFGAETAMIMLVGMLVNIVIARYTRFKYIFLTGHHTMFMACLLAAVLSTSGMGSAMIVIVGSIILGALMVLLPAMLQPTVREITGSDDIAVGHFGSFGYFVAAKVAKLTGDKTKSTEDVKVPKSLGFLRDSSVALALTMAIMFFVVAMVVGPTYIEENLSDGANFLVFSLLQAITFAAGVFIILAGVRMLIAEIVPAFKGIADKVVPNAKPALDVPIVFPFAPNAVIIGFLSSFAAGLLSMFLLPLAGLAVIVPGLVPHFFCGAASGVFGNAVGGRRGAIIGAFVQGLLISFLPAMLMPVLGSLGFEGTTFGDSDFGIVGIIIGYIINLFS, encoded by the coding sequence ATGTTCGATTTGATAATGAAGGACATTTTAGGAACACCTGCCATTTTAGTCGGCTTGTTCGCTTTATTTGGTTTAATATTGCAGAAGAAAGCAATTACTGATGTTGTTTCTGGAACATTAAAAACCATAATGGGCTTCATTATTCTTGGAGCAGGTGCGGCGGTATTAGTAGGTTCACTTGATATCTTCGGAAATATGTTTGAAAAAGCATTTAATATTCAAGGTGTTATTCCGAACAATGAAGCAATTGTAGCTATGGCGCAAAATGCTTTCGGCGCTGAGACAGCCATGATTATGTTAGTTGGTATGCTAGTTAATATAGTTATAGCAAGGTATACGAGGTTTAAATACATCTTCTTAACAGGGCATCACACGATGTTTATGGCTTGTTTACTTGCTGCTGTTCTTTCAACATCAGGAATGGGTAGTGCAATGATCGTAATCGTCGGCTCAATTATCTTAGGTGCATTAATGGTTCTTCTACCTGCAATGCTGCAGCCAACAGTAAGAGAAATTACGGGCTCGGATGATATTGCTGTAGGTCACTTCGGTTCATTTGGTTATTTCGTAGCAGCTAAAGTTGCTAAATTGACTGGAGACAAAACGAAATCGACTGAAGATGTAAAAGTTCCAAAATCACTTGGATTCTTACGCGATTCTTCTGTAGCATTGGCATTAACAATGGCAATTATGTTTTTTGTTGTGGCTATGGTTGTTGGTCCTACCTACATTGAAGAAAACCTGAGTGATGGTGCAAACTTCTTAGTATTCTCATTGCTACAAGCAATTACGTTTGCCGCAGGTGTATTCATTATCTTGGCGGGTGTTCGTATGTTAATTGCTGAAATCGTTCCTGCATTTAAGGGAATCGCAGATAAAGTTGTTCCAAATGCGAAACCAGCATTAGACGTTCCGATCGTATTCCCATTTGCACCAAACGCAGTTATCATTGGATTCTTATCAAGCTTTGCAGCAGGATTGTTAAGTATGTTTTTATTACCACTTGCAGGCTTAGCTGTTATTGTACCTGGACTCGTTCCACACTTCTTTTGTGGAGCTGCTTCCGGAGTATTTGGAAACGCGGTTGGTGGCCGCAGAGGTGCTATAATTGGTGCTTTTGTCCAGGGACTGTTAATCAGTTTCCTTCCAGCCATGTTGATGCCGGTTCTGGGGTCGCTAGGATTTGAAGGAACAACTTTCGGTGATTCTGATTTTGGTATTGTAGGTATTATTATTGGTTATATTATCAACCTTTTCAGCTAA